tttggcgggaatGATTGAACAGAAAGTAAGGTTCACTATTGTTTTCTgtcattggagatgctcttattaGGTGTCTAAAGATAAGCATGCATTGTCGCCACACGTCACGTTAATTACCAAATGTAACCAGCAACAATTAGATTACTCAGACCGAACTAATCCGGATTAGACCGGAAGAGACTTTATaggatctgttttttttcttctaataatAGCCATAACCAACTCTCTCACACCAAGATACACATGCAACACCACAATAATTTCCAGAAGATTACGCTCTAAATGGCGTCAATGAAACGCATCGTCCCTCTTCTCTGTCGCTACATCTCCATCGCCGTATCTCTCTTCAAGAGCCTCGTTCTCTGTTTATTCGATAATTTCGATTACCCGATCCTCATCAAACTCGCCGACGCCTTCCTATCATTATATTTCATAACTCTCTGCGATCTCCGACCAATAACCGTCGATTTAAACGATGGAGAAACCACCGTCCATTTCTGGGTCTCCGCCCACCGTAGAATCGACCGTCCTGACCTCGTCATGCTACACGGCTACGGAGGAAACTCGAAATGGCAGTTTATCCATCAGGTCTCAGATCTCTCCAAATCTTTCAACCTCTTCATCCCCGACCTCGTCTTCTTCGGGGAGTCTCGCTCGAGGAACACCACCGAGCGGACCGTCGAGTTTCAAGCGAGGAGCGTCGTGGGAGGTCTGAAGAGGCTGGGGTGCGAGGGCGGTTTGGCGGTTTACTCGATCAGTTACGGAGGTTTCGTCGCGTACAGGATGGCGAAGATGTGGCCCGAGATGGTGGAGAAAGTGGTGATCGTGAGCAGTGGAGTGGGGTTCACGCAACAGCAGAAGATGACGGAGGTGAAGAAACACGGCGGTGACGTGTCGGAGATTCTTGTTCCGAGGAATCCGCGGGATCTGAGGATGTTGGTTAGGGTTTCCATGAATAGTGGGATCAAGTTCATTGACTGGGTTCCAGATTTCATCCTCTCTCAATTCATCGCTGTATGTTCTGTTcttgccccccccccccccccccagacttgtgtgtgttttgaaaCTTAACCCTGACGACAGAAAAATTGCGGAATCTTAAGTTTAAGTTTCGAAATTTTCAGGTGATGTATGAGACACATCGGAAGGAACTTGTTGAGTTAGCCAAGAATTTGCtggaaagagaagaagatgctGAGTTCTATGCAATTTCACAGGTCAATAATATTCTCTATGatcagtttttttaatttttatgaataGAGACATTTGCAAGTGAATGATTTTATTTGGTATGTACATTCAGAAAACCTTAATTATTTGGGGTGATAAGGATGAGGTGTTTCCCTTGGAGCATGCACGTCGTCTACATAGGTGAATATGGCAATCATGAtaacaaaatttacaaataaatgtCATGGAAGTGTTTCCATTTTCAATAAATGATCATGTTTTCACAATCTTTTTTGCAGACAATTGCCAAACTCGAGTTTAGAGATATTGAAGGATATTGGACACGGCGTGAACATTGAAGCACCAACTACTCTTAACAACTTAATAACCTCGTTTGTTTTGGATGTTTCCTGACTATTTTTTGTGTTCTTACAAATGTAGTAAATCTATATCTATCAATTGTACATGTATGTTccaagaattttttatttttttaactatatgTTCCGAGAAAATTACAAACGCATTAATATTAATCTAATGTTTTTGAACTGCCGCGAAATAACCGGTCAAATTATAACGTTGAGAGATCACCAACATTTAACATGTCTCGTCTCGTGTACACAAATCCTAACACCTCTGCAGCCTAGTCACAGTGAATTGGATTCGGGATAGATAACTGGTACTCCAAGCCATATGTTTACAAAAGGAAAAGTAAGCAAAATATTTCAACCGCACTGGAACTCAAAACATATAGTTTATTGAACTGGAATGTAAACTATTTCctgatataatatatttttagcaGTTTTGATTGGCTATAATGGTTATTCAATTGGatcattaaatattttacgatgttctatagtttatgtttgttttgtgCTGGATAAGAATAAGGACCACGACGCTATCTCTCAAAATGGACCTGTGGAGGAAAGAAGTGCATTGGAACTAGTTAACAACTGATCGCAGAAGATAGTGTTAAGGCCCAGTGCAGGTAATGTGTGACAGTCATAGTGACAGAGATGATTAGATTTATTGTATACTTAAATACATTATAATCTCTTGCAATATTTTTGATATGTATTGAGCTTGAACTTTTTTTTGATGaactttttttatattgattgaTTAAAAGAATAATAGTAATTTACAAATGGATCTGACTATGAAACTATGAaactttttcttctctttttgttaATATCTCCAATGAATCTCTTTGCTAAGTAATGATATTATGATCTTAGCTTGTTCTTACTTGATATACACCTTATTTCACCAGTAGCCGTTGTTCGTTCTTTGAGATCttcaaattgaaatatataagGAACATATCACAAAGATACTTCTTGACTTAAACTCCCTATGGATGATTCTTTTATCTAAAGAGTGTTCctatgttaaatattttgttcaGTTTATTTTCTTAGCATTGATCCATCTCAACTTTAATCCTTACACCATAATTGATGGTAAAAGAGGATCCAGAGACAATGCTTACAGTAAAAGTGGAGTTTAATAGTCTCTCTGAATCTCTATTGTCCAAGTTCTTGAGAGTTCGGAAGCTCCTCACATTGTTTACATATGTTGTCCGTCCTTTAGCACTGAGTAtatcttttctcttttcttaaaATAAGCATTTACATCTCAACTATCCTACTAGACTTCTTTTCCCCCAAATACCATGTTCTGCTCATTTGCACGTTTTGATTCTCAGTCCAAGATTCACTTATTAATATTAGGTTTGATGATTAATAGCTGCTCAGGTGGGATTAATTCACATTAATGTAGCTTTTGATTAACTCTTCCTAATCCAAACACACTCAATGCTAAGCATTTAGACcaagtctctttttttttgggtcctAGCAAAGTTCTTGTGACATCTTGATAGAAATACAATAATTCTCTTGGTGCTTTTGCTTAACTCCTGATGGGTTTGTGGCTTGTGCTTAGTAGTCTTTTAAAGCTTCCATTGTTGCAGGAGAAACAGGTATACTCATGCATTCAGATCATTTTCGTAGATGCAGCAGCAAAATGCCATTGATGTCAAAGAATCAAAAAGACATAATTTACACAAGAAATGTTTTTGTACAATTTATTATTTGGTTTAGTAGTTTGTAATTGACATAAaaaatttttttgaagaaaactaatttataaaacaataattaaatctGGACTAGCAGAAATACCCTCATGAAAAAGTTAATATCGTTTTCTCTTAAACGGCGCGTAGTTCTAATCTATACATACCAGACGACTTAGCGTTCTTGTAAACATGACACAAAACGGAACGTAGTTAAATTCTATGTACCGATGTGGCAAAATCAGACAAAACATCATAAAGTCATAAACTCAGAAGCCTATATACGGATTCCAACTCCAAAACTAAAGAAGAttttttgagttaataaaaGACACTTTCGAGTCCGCACTTTTGTTATTTTCCTTCCAATTTTATTTGCCTTACAGAATCCAAAGAAGCTTCTCTCCTCATCTTCGACGAATCCAATATCAAAAGATGAATTCGACTCCGACGCTTCGTGCTCACCCAAAAATTTAATCGCTTTCCGTCGATTTCACCGGCGACTAACTCAATTTACCTGTGTTAAGCATTAGAGGTTccactctgttttttctttctccaaAGCTTTGAATTGGCTATGCATCTGTGTTATGCCCAATTGAATGTGAAAGCCTCTTTGTTTGTTAGTTGTGTTTTAAAGATGTGGAGTTTAAATCTTTAGTATTTTagtgtttttgtttctcttcaaAGGCCttgtttttgtgtttaaagTAGTAGATACTTTCTCACTGAGGTTAAAATGAGGAGACTCCTTTTGTTAATTGTTAAATTGAATCTAAGGGGATGCAATTTTGGTGATCTGTTTGGACTATGCATTCTGGAAATCTCTCTGAATCCTTTTgtggattgtttttttttttgttggtcagAGTATGTTGATCATTAAGCAATTTATTTGCTTTTTCCTGTTTTGGATTTCAGGCTTTGTGTTTTGAGTTTGGTTTGCGATGGGAACTGTGGTTGGAACTGTTGAGGACTGCATAGAGATGTTTGAAAGCAGTGCTGCTCAGACAAGGATCACACCTTTTTCTCCAATAAATCAGATTGGAAACCCTGTTGCCTACAAGCTAGTCCGGGTATAGTTACAAAATTGTCTCCTTTTCAATGTCAATTGATCCTCTTGTTACAATAGCTTATGTTAAGTGTCGTCCTAGTTAAAGAAATCAAATTCTACTATGAATTATTGGTATTATAGTCTTTCAAAAATCTGATCTTATGTGGTTTATGGAAATGGATAGGTTGCAGGAGATGGGAGACTAGTGCCTGCAACCGATAAAGAAATTTTTGAGGTCAATGAGACGGATATGCATACTGAATCAGATGCTTGTCAGAGTGTAGGTTACCTTCCTGCCCAAGGGTTACCTTCTCGGTTGTCCCAACTAGAAGAAACTTCCCAAGGTTTGCTCCTCCTCACCATTTCTTACATGTTCAACTGATGCTCTCTTTTTTAAAGGGAACACTGGTTTGGTGGTATATTTTGTATCCAGATGCATTTCTCTAAACATTTCCATGGAGAGCCAGATCTTGGTTTCATGTAGACTTTTTATCAATCTATTTCACATTCATGCagacttttttattattattagtgaTATATGCTTAAGTCTCTCTGGCTTTTCGTCCTGGATTCAGTTATTTTTTGCTTACATCTTGGCGGAAACTTTTTTCTTTGTATCAGCTATCAGTTCAGGTTTATTGCAGTTTGATTATGTGGAACCATATACAGACCAGGTGAATTCTCAACTTGAGGTTAGTCCCATTTCAcacataatttattatttttctagcattttatattttcttttctactaGTATTTTCTAATTTCTGGTTCTAAATGTTTTGGAATTTCATAAGAACTCTAGATGACCTTACTCCttaaattttttaacttttgagATTTTTGCAGTGTAATGAGATGTTGCAAAAGGTTGATCAGGATGAGCGGCTTGTCAATGTCATGATAGATGGACCTCACATGCTTTCTACTCCTCCAGATGCCAACATCCAGTGTTGTAATGAAAACAAGA
The sequence above is drawn from the Raphanus sativus cultivar WK10039 chromosome 7, ASM80110v3, whole genome shotgun sequence genome and encodes:
- the LOC108814763 gene encoding uncharacterized protein LOC108814763, with amino-acid sequence MASMKRIVPLLCRYISIAVSLFKSLVLCLFDNFDYPILIKLADAFLSLYFITLCDLRPITVDLNDGETTVHFWVSAHRRIDRPDLVMLHGYGGNSKWQFIHQVSDLSKSFNLFIPDLVFFGESRSRNTTERTVEFQARSVVGGLKRLGCEGGLAVYSISYGGFVAYRMAKMWPEMVEKVVIVSSGVGFTQQQKMTEVKKHGGDVSEILVPRNPRDLRMLVRVSMNSGIKFIDWVPDFILSQFIAVMYETHRKELVELAKNLLEREEDAEFYAISQKTLIIWGDKDEVFPLEHARRLHRQLPNSSLEILKDIGHGVNIEAPTTLNNLITSFVLDVS